The following DNA comes from Methanobacterium sp..
GTCCGCGGGGGATGCCTTCCAACTCGTCTATTATTTCCATGGCCCGTATTTTAGGGGCTCCGCTTAATGTGCCTGCCGGGAAGATGGAGGCAAATGCATCCACTGCATTTTTGTCTTTTTGGAGTTTTCCCATTACTCTGGAGACAATGTGCTGCACATGGGAGAATTTTTTCACAGTCATGTATTCTGGCACGTTGACCGTGCCAAATTCACTCACCTTACCTATATCATTACGGGCAAGGTCAACCAGCATCAAGTGTTCTGCTTTTTCCTTTTCATCTTTTAAGAGTTCTATTTCCAGTTTCAAGTCTTCTTCTGGACTAGAGCCCCGTGTTCTGGTTCCGGCTATGGGGTAAGTCTCAACATCCCTTCCTTCTACCCTCACCAGCATTTCAGGACTGGATCCAATTATCTCCCTTTCACCAAGCTTCAGATGATACATATAGGGTGAAGGATTGATTTTACGGAGAGTTTCATAGAATGAGAGTTTATTTCCCTTAATCGTGTATTCTCGGGCATTGGAAATAACGCCCTGGAATATTTCCCCGGCTTTAATCCGTTCCTTGGTATCCATAACCATGTTTTCGAACTTATTTTGGGAGAAATGATGTTTTATTTCATGGAAGGTCATATTTTCCGCTTCAAACTCTTCCTTTTCAAGTTCTTTGATTTGGTCTATTCTGTTTTCTCCCAGTGTGATGTATTCACATTTATTCTGAAGCCGGTCGAAGATCACAGCATCCAGAAAGAGTCCGAATTCATAATCTGGGAATGTTCCTTCCTGCACCGGGACTGGTTCAAAGTACTTCACTGCCTCATAGGAGACGTATCCCACCAGCCCTCCCTGGAACCCTTTTCTCTTGCTTCCATTTCCAATGAGACTTTTTATCTCATTAAAAGGGTTTGAAGTTTCTATTTCCTCTGTTTCATTTTCTTTCCTGATTTCCAGGGTTCCATTATGGGCTTTGAGGGTTGCTACTGGGTTAAATCCCAGAACTGAGTATCTGGCCAGCCCACTGTCACTTTCCATGGATTCCAGGAGGAAACTACTGGGGTATTTAGAGTATATCTTTTGGAATAGTTCAAAAGGAGCGTTAAAGTCAAGTTTAGTCCTTTCAGCTTCTTTATTTTTCAGGTTATATTCGCCAAAAACATTCACTGTCTTGCATGTTGTCACCATATTTATTCACTAACATTCCTATACTTCATTGTACTATTTAAACCTTTAGTGTATAAATATGTACATAAAATTAATTATATGAGCAATGCCAAATGGAAGATCATGGTCTAACTAAATTAATATTATGAATATGAGTAACTGAAATTAAGGAAATTAAGATTAGATGATCAGATTTTAAATAAGGATTTTAAATTAAAGTAAAACAGATGGTGCAAATTAACAAGGTGATTATTCCATGTGGGATCGTATTAAACACAAATTTGAGAAATTCCCTGCTAGAATGGGAGTGGCTCGTAAAATAGTGGAGTTAGGGCTTAGAGTGGGTGAAAATGGGAAAATCTACTGTGGAAATGTAGAAATAAGTGATGTTGCCCTTGCCAGGGGAACCGGCGTGGACCGCAGGTCCATTCGCTCCACAGTGGAGGTTATAATGGATGACCCTGAACTGGCTTCAATATTTGGAAACATATTTCCTGCAGGAGCACTATTAAAAAACGTGGCCAGTGATCTAAGGTTTGGAGTGGTGGAAATAGAAGCCCAGGCTGGCACACCAGGGATACTGGCTAAAGCCACTCAGTTAATATCACAGGAAAACATCAGCATCAGACAGGCCCATGCTGGAGATCCTGAACTGGAGGAAAATCCTAAATTAACTATTATCACCGAAAAACCAGTTAAAGGAGAAATGATCCAGGAATTTCTGGACATACCTGGTGTTAAAAGGGTGTCAATTTATTAGCACGTGTTTTCATGTATAAACGTGTTTTCAGGATAAAAATTAAAGTGAGATAAATAAGTGAGATATATTTATCTATAGAATTAATTTTTCAAAAATACAAGTTTAACAAGTCAATTGAAAAATCAATGGTAATAGGTTAAAACAAGTCCATGAAACTTATAAAATGAATTCTAATTATCCGGAATTCTAGTATTATAAAAAATAGTTATGTTAAAAAAGTGATGTTAAATTTAAATAAAAAATCACTTTCATTGATTATTTGTTTTTCCTGCATCTTCTTCATCCA
Coding sequences within:
- the trpE gene encoding anthranilate synthase component I, yielding MVTTCKTVNVFGEYNLKNKEAERTKLDFNAPFELFQKIYSKYPSSFLLESMESDSGLARYSVLGFNPVATLKAHNGTLEIRKENETEEIETSNPFNEIKSLIGNGSKRKGFQGGLVGYVSYEAVKYFEPVPVQEGTFPDYEFGLFLDAVIFDRLQNKCEYITLGENRIDQIKELEKEEFEAENMTFHEIKHHFSQNKFENMVMDTKERIKAGEIFQGVISNAREYTIKGNKLSFYETLRKINPSPYMYHLKLGEREIIGSSPEMLVRVEGRDVETYPIAGTRTRGSSPEEDLKLEIELLKDEKEKAEHLMLVDLARNDIGKVSEFGTVNVPEYMTVKKFSHVQHIVSRVMGKLQKDKNAVDAFASIFPAGTLSGAPKIRAMEIIDELEGIPRGPYAGAVGYFSLNGNADFAITIRTLVCDGDHGKIQAGAGIVHDSVPNSEYHECENKAQALLSALNMSGEAK
- a CDS encoding amino acid-binding protein; amino-acid sequence: MWDRIKHKFEKFPARMGVARKIVELGLRVGENGKIYCGNVEISDVALARGTGVDRRSIRSTVEVIMDDPELASIFGNIFPAGALLKNVASDLRFGVVEIEAQAGTPGILAKATQLISQENISIRQAHAGDPELEENPKLTIITEKPVKGEMIQEFLDIPGVKRVSIY